The proteins below come from a single Panicum hallii strain FIL2 chromosome 7, PHallii_v3.1, whole genome shotgun sequence genomic window:
- the LOC112900298 gene encoding uncharacterized protein LOC112900298 isoform X1: protein MVRRRDSRRRPLSARRRGSARAAGIGHERDTALSPAPSISSVRFHAGHISLSIKVPVAAGYLWSEGTNHCLFSLREARSSKQARNQRYALRCSSNWTVQCCNSVAMHFEQFLLACILFLCTLVCMAREWSGNLSTCYHVLLNLSS, encoded by the exons ATGGTGCGGCGGCGTGACTCGCGGCGGCGTCCGCTCTCCGCACGACGGCGTGGCAGCGCTAGAGCGGCGGGAATCGGACACGAGAGGGACACGGCGCTTTCCCCTGCACCATCCATCTCCTCCGTTCGCTTTCACGCCG GTCATATTTCTCTTTCAATCAAGGTTCCTGTTGCAGCTGGTTACCTGTGG AGCGAAGGAACCAACCACTGCTTATTCTCTCTTAGAGAGGCAAG gtCATCTAAACAGGCCCGTAATCAAAGATATGCCTTGAGATGTAGTTCCAACTGGACAGTACAGTGCTGCAACTCTGTCGCCATGCACTTTGAACAATTTCTGCTTGCTTGCATATTGTTTTTATGTACTTTAGTATGTATGGCTAGAGAATGGAGTGGAAACCTCAGTACATGTTATCATGTTCTGCTGAATCTCAGTAGTTAG
- the LOC112900298 gene encoding uncharacterized protein LOC112900298 isoform X6, translating into MVRRRDSRRRPLSARRRGSARAAGIGHERDTALSPAPSISSVRFHAGHISLSIKVPVAAGYLWSEGTNHCLFSLREVI; encoded by the exons ATGGTGCGGCGGCGTGACTCGCGGCGGCGTCCGCTCTCCGCACGACGGCGTGGCAGCGCTAGAGCGGCGGGAATCGGACACGAGAGGGACACGGCGCTTTCCCCTGCACCATCCATCTCCTCCGTTCGCTTTCACGCCG GTCATATTTCTCTTTCAATCAAGGTTCCTGTTGCAGCTGGTTACCTGTGG AGCGAAGGAACCAACCACTGCTTATTCTCTCTTAGAGAG gtCATCTAA
- the LOC112900298 gene encoding uncharacterized protein LOC112900298 isoform X5, translating into MVRRRDSRRRPLSARRRGSARAAGIGHERDTALSPAPSISSVRFHAGHISLSIKVPVAAGYLWSEGTNHCLFSLREARQDFQLICC; encoded by the exons ATGGTGCGGCGGCGTGACTCGCGGCGGCGTCCGCTCTCCGCACGACGGCGTGGCAGCGCTAGAGCGGCGGGAATCGGACACGAGAGGGACACGGCGCTTTCCCCTGCACCATCCATCTCCTCCGTTCGCTTTCACGCCG GTCATATTTCTCTTTCAATCAAGGTTCCTGTTGCAGCTGGTTACCTGTGG AGCGAAGGAACCAACCACTGCTTATTCTCTCTTAGAGAGGCAAG GCAGGACTTCCAGCTTATTTGTTGCTGA
- the LOC112900298 gene encoding uncharacterized protein LOC112900298 isoform X4: MVRRRDSRRRPLSARRRGSARAAGIGHERDTALSPAPSISSVRFHAGHISLSIKVPVAAGYLAKEPTTAYSLLERQGHLNRPVIKDMP, encoded by the exons ATGGTGCGGCGGCGTGACTCGCGGCGGCGTCCGCTCTCCGCACGACGGCGTGGCAGCGCTAGAGCGGCGGGAATCGGACACGAGAGGGACACGGCGCTTTCCCCTGCACCATCCATCTCCTCCGTTCGCTTTCACGCCG GTCATATTTCTCTTTCAATCAAGGTTCCTGTTGCAGCTGGTTACCT AGCGAAGGAACCAACCACTGCTTATTCTCTCTTAGAGAGGCAAG gtCATCTAAACAGGCCCGTAATCAAAGATATGCCTTGA
- the LOC112900298 gene encoding uncharacterized protein LOC112900298 isoform X3 yields MVRRRDSRRRPLSARRRGSARAAGIGHERDTALSPAPSISSVRFHAGHISLSIKVPVAAGYLAKEPTTAYSLLERQGRTSSLFVAEDALWWHNEVSCWISSSNI; encoded by the exons ATGGTGCGGCGGCGTGACTCGCGGCGGCGTCCGCTCTCCGCACGACGGCGTGGCAGCGCTAGAGCGGCGGGAATCGGACACGAGAGGGACACGGCGCTTTCCCCTGCACCATCCATCTCCTCCGTTCGCTTTCACGCCG GTCATATTTCTCTTTCAATCAAGGTTCCTGTTGCAGCTGGTTACCT AGCGAAGGAACCAACCACTGCTTATTCTCTCTTAGAGAGGCAAG GCAGGACTTCCAGCTTATTTGTTGCTGAAGACGCTTTATGGTGGCATAATGAAGTTTCTTGTTGGATTTCCAGCTCAAATATTTAA
- the LOC112900298 gene encoding uncharacterized protein LOC112900298 isoform X2, whose protein sequence is MVRRRDSRRRPLSARRRGSARAAGIGHERDTALSPAPSISSVRFHAGHISLSIKVPVAAGYLAKEPTTAYSLLERSSKQARNQRYALRCSSNWTVQCCNSVAMHFEQFLLACILFLCTLVCMAREWSGNLSTCYHVLLNLSS, encoded by the exons ATGGTGCGGCGGCGTGACTCGCGGCGGCGTCCGCTCTCCGCACGACGGCGTGGCAGCGCTAGAGCGGCGGGAATCGGACACGAGAGGGACACGGCGCTTTCCCCTGCACCATCCATCTCCTCCGTTCGCTTTCACGCCG GTCATATTTCTCTTTCAATCAAGGTTCCTGTTGCAGCTGGTTACCT AGCGAAGGAACCAACCACTGCTTATTCTCTCTTAGAGAG gtCATCTAAACAGGCCCGTAATCAAAGATATGCCTTGAGATGTAGTTCCAACTGGACAGTACAGTGCTGCAACTCTGTCGCCATGCACTTTGAACAATTTCTGCTTGCTTGCATATTGTTTTTATGTACTTTAGTATGTATGGCTAGAGAATGGAGTGGAAACCTCAGTACATGTTATCATGTTCTGCTGAATCTCAGTAGTTAG